From Primulina tabacum isolate GXHZ01 chromosome 2, ASM2559414v2, whole genome shotgun sequence, one genomic window encodes:
- the LOC142528600 gene encoding putative sugar phosphate/phosphate translocator At2g25520, protein MGKGGALSEGVVKKIVLSYTYVAIWIFLSFTVIVYNKYILDRKMYNWPYPISLAMIHMAFCSSLAYLLVRVFKAVDPVTMSWDLYLRSVVPIGLLYSLSLWLSNSAYIYLSVSFIQMLKALMPVAVYSIGVLLKKEAFKSETMVNMVSISIGVAVAAFGEAKFDSWGVALQLGAVAFEATRLVMIQILLNSKGITLNPITSLYYVAPCCLVFLSVPWALVEFPLLKENSSFHFDYVIFGTNSFCAFALNLAVFLLVGKTSALTMNVAGVVKDWLLIAFSWSVIKDTVTPINLFGYALAFLAVGYYNHSKLQAMKAKEAQKKAQQADEESGRLLEEKEVQNNDGDPKRNESHT, encoded by the coding sequence ATGGGGAAAGGTGGTGCTTTGAGCGAAGGTGTCGTGAAGAAGATCGTGCTTTCATACACCTATGTGGCCATATGGATCTTCCTATCCTTCACAGTCATCGTCTACAACAAGTATATTCTCGATCGAAAGATGTATAATTGGCCTTACCCAATCTCCCTTGCGATGATTCACATGGCTTTTTGTTCTTCACTCGCCTATTTACTCGTTCGAGTCTTCAAGGCAGTGGATCCAGTCACCATGTCTTGGGATCTTTACCTGAGATCTGTGGTCCCGATTGGCCTTTTGTACTCTCTCTCCCTCTGGCTTTCGAATTCGGCCTATATTTACCTCTCCGTGTCATTTATTCAAATGCTCAAGGCGCTGATGCCAGTGGCTGTGTATTCCATCGGTGTTCTGCTCAAGAAAGAGGCTTTTAAATCGGAGACTATGGTGAACATGGTTTCGATCTCGATTGGGGTGGCGGTTGCTGCGTTTGGCGAGGCCAAGTTTGATTCTTGGGGGGTTGCTCTTCAATTGGGTGCTGTGGCTTTTGAGGCCACTAGGCTTGTGATGATTCAGATCCTGCTTAATTCTAAAGGGATCACGCTTAATCCAATTACTTCTCTTTATTATGTGGCACCTTGTTGCTTGGTTTTCTTGTCAGTCCCTTGGGCATTAGTTGAGTTTCCGTTGTTGAAGGAGAATTCAAGCTTCCATTTTGACTATGTGATTTTTGGAACTAATTCTTTCTGTGCGTTTGCACTTAATCTTGCTGTGTTTTTGCTTGTTGGGAAGACCTCAGCTTTGACTATGAACGTGGCTGGCGTGGTGAAGGATTGGCTCCTGATTGCCTTTTCTTGGTCTGTGATTAAGGATACCGTGACCCCTATTAACTTGTTTGGTTATGCATTGGCTTTCTTGGCAGTAGGCTATTACAATCACTCGAAGTTGCAAGCCATGAAGGCTAAGGAAGCACAGAAGAAGGCGCAACAGGCTGATGAGGAATCCGGGAGATTGTTGGAGGAAAAGGAAGTCCAGAATAACGATGGTGATCCCAAAAGGAACGAATCTCATACTTGA